The Pan troglodytes isolate AG18354 chromosome 19, NHGRI_mPanTro3-v2.0_pri, whole genome shotgun sequence region TCATCACTGAGATCGGGAGAGGGACAGGCTGCTGTAAAGAGGGTGAAGCAAAAAGGGGAGGAGAGCAGCGGTTAAGCAATGATGTGATGGGGCTAAATAAAAATGGATACGAAAATGAGTAAAAGACCAGAGTAAAAGGAAAAGACTGGAGAAGGGGCCTAACATTAAAGGAGAATGAGGAGAAGGGAGAGTTGACAAGCAAAGGTGAAAGCAGAAAGTCAGTTGTCCATATGGCTTGGGGAGATAAAGAAGGCCCAGGAAGGCCTCCAGGAAAAGGCTGCCATGTCAGGCAGGACACAGAGGACAATTGAGGAAAGGTGATTCTTACAAGATGGTGAAGGTGCCATTGTGGGTGTTGGGCTCTGGCACAGGCACTTGGCGGAGCCTCTGCTCTGGGTTGAGATCAATACATGACAACATCTCATCTCCGCAGGTACAGAGCTCACATATGCTGGTGCTTGTGGAGGCCTTGTGTTCCTCTGGTGCAGCTAAAGCCTTATCTTGGATGTAACTTTCAGACTGCACCAATGAATCCTGAGTAGGTTCTAGCTCAGTAGGTGGACCTGTGACTTCAGTCAGTTTTCGATGCAGAGTCTGAAGCTGATCTGGATGAGGAGCTGTAGTCTTCTCCAGGGCTGTAGAATGTCCAATTTCTGTAGTGGGCTCTGGAGTTATGGCAAGCCCTAGGTCTGGAGGGTGAGTTGAGGTCTCCTCCGTGGTTGGAGACGGTTTAACCTCTGTAGTAGGTTTTGTAGTTATGGTAAGCTCCAGGTCCAGAGGTTGAACGGTGGCTTGAGTCAGGTGTGAATGCTGAGCCTGACCCTTGTCTGAAGGTGGAATTGTCACCTCAGGGTGTCCTGGAGGAGGAGCTGTAGTCATCAGGGCTGTAGAAGGTTCAACCTCTGTCATGGATTTTGGAGTGATGGTAAACCCCAGGTCCAAAGGTTGAACTGTGGCTCGAGTCAGGTGTGAATGCTGAGTCTGAACCTGGTCTGGATGTGGAAGTGTCACCTCAGGATGCTTTGGAGAAACTATAGTCCTCTTCGGGGGTGTAGAATGTCCAACCTCCGTAGTGGGTTCTGGAGTGATGGTTAGTCCCAGGTCCAAAAGTTGAACTGTAACGCTGGGTGACACTGGATGCTGAGCTTGATCCTGACCTGGTGTTGGATTTGTTACCCCTTGATATACTCGAAGTTGGAGTACAACtttcttaggaggctgagttggggtcTCCTTCAAGGTTGGAGAAAGTTCAACCTCTGTCATGGATTCTGGAGTGATGGTAAACCCCAGATCCAAAGGTTGAACTGTGGCTTGAGTCAGGTGTGAATTCTCTGGAGGTTGAGCTACAACTACATTAGGGAACTCTGGAGTCTGAGCTGGGGCCTCCTGATGGGTTAGGGAAGACTCACCCTCCTCAGCGGTCTGTGGATGCTCAGCTGCAGCCTCCTGCTGGGTTGGAGAGGGGTTCTCATTATTAATAGGTTCCGGAGATTGAAATGAAGTCTCCCGTTGAACTGCTAAAGGTCCAGCCTCTTCCGATGACTCTGGAAGCAGAGGTGGGCCCCCGTGCTGGATGGCGGGAGGTTCTACATCATTACCTGACCCTGAGAGCTGAGCTGTAGCCTCCTGGTGGACTAGAGAAGTTCCCACCTCTGCACTAGGCTCTGCTGCTATGGTGAGCTGCACGTCTGGAGGCTTCACAGAGACACTGGGTGAATCTAAATGACGAGTTTGATGGTGACCTGGAGGTGAAACTGTGACTTCATGATGTTCTGGAGGCTGACCTGGGGTCTCCTGCTGGGTCGGAGAAGATTCGACCTCCCCAGAAGACTCAGAAGGCTGAACTGGCTGCTGCTGCTCACTGATGGAAAGTTCATGCTCCATAGGAGGAACTGGAGGCTCAACTGGGGCCTCCTGTTGGGTTGCAGAAGGTTCCACCTCCTCTGGAAACCGAACTGGGGCCTCCTGCTGGGCTTGGGAAGATTCTGTCTCATTGGCAGGCTCTGAAGTTATGGTAACCTCCACATCTGCAGGTTTAACTGTAATGTTGGGCGAGTGATAATCAGCTTGATCCTCACCTGGAGGTTGAACGGTCACCTCATGGTTCGGTAGAGTTAGACTCTCCATAGAGGACtctggaggcagagctggggcctCCTGCTGCATTGAAGAAGGTTCTTCCTCCTCAGGGAGCTGTGGAAGCTGTGCTGGGGCTTCTTGCTGGAGTGAAGACGACTGGATGTCTTCAAGGGTCTCTGGATTTTGAGTTTCGGGCTCTAGATGGAATTGAGAAGGTCCAACTTGCTCAGAGGGCCCTGGAGGCTCATCTGACTTCACCCAGAGTTCTGGAGGCAGGCTACCGGGATACGGTATATCCGTGCTGGAATATTCATGCTGCAAAGTCTGTTTCTGACTCTGAGGTGTGGATAATTGGCGTATAATTCCAATAATCTCAGCAAGGCTCCAACGCTGAGCTGGATCTTTCTTCAGCTTCTTGGGCGAAACAGGGAGCCTTTCCTGTGGACTCAGCTTGTCCTTTAAATCCTGCTGTGAAGCCAAGAACTGCTCTGGCTCCAGGGGCAGCTCTCCAGCTGAATCCCAGGTGTCCAGGAATGGAACCAAATTTTCAGTCGATTCCTGGGGTGGGGCTGGCATCTCTGAGGAAGCAGAGGGCCCCAGGTGATCGAAGTGCCACGGGTCTGCCGGGAGAGTAGGCGCATGGGGAGATTCCCGTGGGAAATGGGAGGAGTGGGAAGACCAGGGCTCAGGCGGCCCCAGGGGGTTAGAGGTCAGCTGGAGCGGGTCCTTGAcccactcgagaggctgagccTCCTTGACTAGTAGCCACAATAGTTGCCACATAAGGAGGGGCCATGGGCCCCAGAAACGCAGCCAGGACATGACACACGCTAGTGCCCGGCACTGAGCAGAAGACATTCTGGCAGCTCCGAGACGCTCGTGCCCCTTATAAGCGTGAGCCCCGCCCTGTCTTTATGACACCTTTATTTATGCCACAGATCTGCTCCATGTCACCAGGGCACTCTCATGTCACAATCCCGCCCAAGCATGCCTTCCCATCCTGCCCTGCCGGAacacccctctcctccccttggTGAGGAAGGATTTGGGCCTCAGACCCTGGTGGTCCCAGGACTCCAGCGCCTGCTGtggtggggtagggtggggtgggggcgcgGCAGAGCTTCCCAAGGAAGTCACCGGACCTCGCCTCAGGATATTCAGAAGTGCTAGTTCAGTTCTGGCAGCCTTCCTCCTTTAAGGTGAAATCCGAGAACACTCTTCCTTCCAGGGAGAGCAACTGACCTGCAAAATGGGCGCCAGGATGCACATTACAGTCATTTATTCCAAAGTGTTGCCATTTTCGCTAAACTGTCGTATGTTTGATAATTAATTCACCACCCTATTAGGTAGGGGCTGCCAGGGAATAAGCGAGGACTCCAAATTTTCTGTAGGAGGGGTGTTGGGAGTTGGCAATTCGGTCTGGGAGAGAAGGTTTTAATCCGAGTGAAGAGCCCTTTGCACTAGCCTGGGAGGAGGCTGAACTGTCATCCTGCCTTGACTCAACACAGCCATTACCCTAGAAGTTACAGCACTACTAGGGTCACCTGTGTTCAGAGATCTACCCTGTGTGCACACATGGAGAAGAGGCTTAGGTTGTTAAAGTCAGCATGTTAAATAATTTCCTGAAATGCGACTGTAACTAGAACCCAGCTGACTTCCCCCACAGCCGTTCTTACCTATTTTATTACTGTCTGGCATAATTACCAGCATGTAAACTCCAAGAAGGTGCTTCATCTTAttccagtgcctggcataggCATAGGGTGCATAGTGATGGCTTTAAAATTGAaggggggccgggtgtggtggctcacacccataatcccagaactttgggaggccgaggtggggggatcactgaggtcagaagttcgagaccagcctgaccaacatggtgaaactccgtctctactaacaatacaaaattagccaggtgtggtggtgcatacctgcaatcccagctactcaggaggccaaagcaggagaatcgcttgaacctgggaggcagaggttgcagtgagccgagatcgcaacattgcacttcagcctgggcaacaagagagaaactccatctcaaaaaaataaaataaaataaaatggaagagatTCCAAGATTCACCTCATTTAGGGATGGAGCTATTGTTATAATCAGATTTCTGAAATGAGTGCTGACTTCCTCTCACATTTCACAGGAAGCTAGACTTCTTAAAGCTTGAAGTCTCCTTGGTGggttttatttaaattgaattaaaataattattttacaggGAAAAATTTCAAAACACTTTGCAACTTTGGggtaaaagttaaataaaacactGTAGCCCCAAGTTAACTTCCCACTGAAATGAtatttttgctcctttttttaaaaaaattccataaatAGTGAATAATGACTGTTTTGATATTAATTTAGAAACAATCCCTATTTAAGAGCTTTCATATGCAGTCATGCATTGCTTGCCACGTGAGGAGcttgagaaatgtgtcattaggtgatttcaccATTGTGCCAACATCATAgcgtatacttacacaaacctaggtggtgcAGCCTACAGCACACCTAGGGTACACGGTATGGCCTAggactcctaggctacaaacctgtactgtatgttactgtactgaatgctaAAGGCAACTGTCACACAATGGCAGgtatttgtgtatgtaaacatggaaaatatatagttaaaatactgtgtaaaagataaaaatggggcccgggcgcagtggctcatgcctgtaatcccagcactttgggacgccaaggtgggtggatcacttgagctcaggagttcaagaccagcctggccaacatggtgaaaccccatctctacgaaaaatataaaaattagctgagtgtggtgacgcgtgtctataatcccagctactcaggaggctgaggtaggagaatcacttgaacctgggaggtggaggttgcaatgagctgggatcataccactgcactccagcctggacaacagagtgagactccatctcaaaaaaaaaaaaaaaaaaaaagataaaaatggtatACCTATATAGGGATAGCTCCATTATACTCTTAGggaaccaccatcatatatgtggtctaCTGTTGACCCAAACTTCATTTTGCAGCACATGATTGTAAATGATTGACAGAAAGATCTTCAGCAAAATATTCCACCCAAGATACGTGGGAGATATTGAGATCCAAGCAATAAGCCATATTTGAAAGGCATTATAGTTTTCGAAAGCTGTAGCGCAATCATTCTTAAGGCCAGTTACCTTCTCCCCACATCTCTGGGATCCTGTTTGAAGGGAGTTCTAACAAGGCCTGTGTTCGAGCAGCCCAGCATCCCTTACTCTTGGAGCGGGGGGAGACTAACCCCCTCTCCTGTGTCCACAACTATAGTAATACAATCCTCGGTTCTGCTCTCCAAACTTCAAATAAGGGGTCACAGCCAAGGGTCAAGACTTTAGGAAAAGCCCCGGAAATACCCTGCactcaaaaagcagtttcagagtTTCACATTTTCTTGAGAATTAAACAAATTATCCTCCAAATTCTGCTACTTGTTTTGAATTATGGTTATACTGGCTATGTTATCCAACCcttgagttgtttttctttttcttttttttttcctcgagagtgtcttgctctgtcacctaggctggaatgcagtggcatgatctcagctcactgcaacctccgcctcctgggttcaagtggttttcatgcctcagcttcccaagtagctgggattacaggtgcccaccaccacacccagccaatttttgtatttttagtagagacagggtttcaccatattggccaggctggtcttgaactcctgacctcatgatccacccacctcggcctcccaaagtgctgggataacaggtgtgagccacagcacctggcctgtttgtttgtttttttgagatggagtttcactcttgttgcccaggctggagtgcaatggtgtgatctcagcttaccagAACTTCCGcttcccgggtccaagtgattctcctgcctcagcctcccgagtagctgggattacaggcatgtgccaccatttctccatgttggtcagcctgatcttgaactcctgacctcaggtgatccacccgcctcagcctcccaaagcactggcattacaggtgtgagccactgtgcccggccctgttaCCTTTGAGTTTTTATCTCCACATACTTATATTAAACCGTGTAGTTCTTCTTCCCATCTGACATCTACAATCTCTTCACTGGGTCTGTACTCCATAGCTATTTTACCACTTTCTGAAATAAAGTTAGCAAGGATGAATTCAGAATCTTTTTCATTCCAAAACTTCCTGCATATAATGGTAGCAACCCACAATGAGACATTCTTTTAGTttctaaaagcagaaaataagcaTTTTCCTGAAAGTTTCCTCATCTCCTCATCATacactttgatttttgtttttcttttttcttttctttgagacagggtctcactctgtcacccaggctggagtacagtggcactatcatagctcactgtagcctggaattcctgggctcaagtcatcctcctgcttcagcctccagagtagcaggcactacatcactgtgcccagctaattctcttttttagagacatggtcccgctttgttttccaggctggtctcgaactcctggcttgaagtgatccttctgtcttggcctcccgaaatgctgagATTTCAAGCGTGAGTCATCATGTCTGGTCTCACAGCTCAGTTTTTAACATATGTATGAAATATCAACTGTGTTTGGTTCAAAGGACTTTATGATCTTACAGATAGGAACTAAGGAATAataacataagaaataaaaaatgtggaaataaaaatgttcaatcaTAATATGATTAAAAGGTAAGGCACCAGGTAGGGGGTCGAAGTAAGTTCAAATCCAAAATAGAGACCACTGGGCTAGTAGACACTTCACATTAGAAGCACGGCTAGGTGTCTACTCCCTGAGAACCAAAATTCCACCAGATACAATGAACAAAGCTTtagagagagaaaacatttgaacATTTTACGGGCAGAAAATGGCCCACATACTCTATAGATAATACAATTTCCTTCAAGGCAAACTAGAACTATAAGGCTTTTGGTCTAAGAAGTGAGTGTGTGCAAGGGATACCTTTGCATACTAGGGAAGGGTAGACAACCCACACATTTAGCTTGGTTATTAAATGTCATTACTCAGACTTGACAGTTGATGACCAAGGAAGTAAGACTTTCACTAGAAGGGCTGCCCAGGTTGGAAAGCTGAGAGCAATCAGGGCCACCTCTTACAAGCAAATAAAGGTCTGTAGTAACTTAATTACAATCTCAGTCTCTAAGCCTTCAGGGTTGTGAAGCAGAAAGGCAACTCTGTTCAGGGACTCTTTGTTGAACACCAGGTTTCCTTTGGGCACAGGCTATGACATTTGTGCCACTGTAGAACTGAATAGGGAATACAAGCAATGCCATTCAACAGCATGACCATTTCCAAGGCTCACAGCAAAGCAGCTGATTATTGTATAAGAATCATATTTGGCCAATATGTCAGTGCCAGAAATGAGAGCTGGAACTGAATTCTCGATTCGAGAAACATAATCTAATAAATTCTTCAGCAGAGAGTTTATTTATTCAGAgagaaaacaatgacaacaatagCATATTTTGTGTGCTTACCTTGTAAGTATAGTTCTGAGTTTTTACACTTGTCATCTCATTTTTTCTTACACTATCCGCCATAAGGTTGATCGGATTACTAACCCCAGTTTGCAGATAAAGATTGCGGCTTAGAGATTTTAAatatcttcaaatctctctggccataagacctaaaactgcaTACAAAAATCTAAGAGACAGAGTTAGGACTCAAATCCATGTGTCCAGGGCTTATAATCACTATTCTGTACGATAGGCATGCAATTAAAGAAGACCTGCCTCAAACATTTTCTGTGTGACCTGAGGCAAGTCCTTTTATATCTATAAA contains the following coding sequences:
- the LOC107968981 gene encoding leucine-rich repeat-containing protein 37A isoform X11, which gives rise to MSSAQCRALACVMSWLRFWGPWPLLMWQLLWLLVKEAQPLEWVKDPLQLTSNPLGPPEPWSSHSSHFPRESPHAPTLPADPWHFDHLGPSASSEMPAPPQESTENLVPFLDTWDSAGELPLEPEQFLASQQDLKDKLSPQERLPVSPKKLKKDPAQRWSLAEIIGIIRQLSTPQSQKQTLQHEYSSTDIPYPGSLPPELWVKSDEPPGPSEQVGPSQFHLEPETQNPETLEDIQSSSLQQEAPAQLPQLPEEEEPSSMQQEAPALPPESSMESLTLPNHEVTVQPPGEDQADYHSPNITVKPADVEVTITSEPANETESSQAQQEAPVRFPEEVEPSATQQEAPVEPPVPPMEHELSISEQQQPVQPSESSGEVESSPTQQETPGQPPEHHEVTVSPPGHHQTRHLDSPSVSVKPPDVQLTIAAEPSAEVGTSLVHQEATAQLSGSGNDVEPPAIQHGGPPLLPESSEEAGPLAVQRETSFQSPEPINNENPSPTQQEAAAEHPQTAEEGESSLTHQEAPAQTPEFPNVVVAQPPENSHLTQATVQPLDLGFTITPESMTEVELSPTLKETPTQPPKKVVLQLRVYQGVTNPTPGQDQAQHPVSPSVTVQLLDLGLTITPEPTTEVGHSTPPKRTIVSPKHPEVTLPHPDQVQTQHSHLTRATVQPLDLGFTITPKSMTEVEPSTALMTTAPPPGHPEVTIPPSDKGQAQHSHLTQATVQPLDLELTITTKPTTEVKPSPTTEETSTHPPDLGLAITPEPTTEIGHSTALEKTTAPHPDQLQTLHRKLTEVTGPPTELEPTQDSLVQSESYIQDKALAAPEEHKASTSTSICELCTCGDEMLSCIDLNPEQRLRQVPVPEPNTHNGTFTILNFQGNYISYIDGNVWKAYSWTEKLILNHNPLTTVEDPYLFKLPALKYLDMGTTLVPLTTLKNILMMTVELEKLILPSHMACCLCQFKNSIEAVCKTVKLHCNSACLTNTTHCPEEASVGNPEGAFMKVLQARKNYASTELIVEPEEPSDSSGINLSGFGSEQLDTNDESDFISTLSHILPYLSVANLDVKSLLLPFIKLPTTGNSLAKIQTVGQNRQRVNRVLMGPRSIQKRHFKEVGRQSIRREQGAQASVENAAEEKRLRSPAPRELEQPHTQQGPEKLVGNAVYTKPSFTQEHKAAVSVLKPFSKGTPSTSSPAKALPQVRDISISILESAKARVTNTKTSKPIVRSRKKYRFHKTRSRVTHRTPTVKKSPKVRKKSYLSRLMLANRLPFSAAKSLINSPSQGAFSSLGDLSPQENPFLEVSAPSEHFIENNNTKDTTARNAFGENVFMENTNMPEGTISENTNYNHPPEADSAGTAFNLGPTVKQTETKWEYNNVGTDLSPEPKSFNYPLLSSPGDQLEIQLTQQLQSLIPNNNVRRLIAHVIRTLKMDCSGAHVQVTCAKLISRTGHLMKLLSGQQEVKASKIEWDTDQWKTENYINESTEAQSEQKEKSLELTKEVPGYGYTTKLIVALIVTGILMILIILFCLIVICCHRRSLQEDEEGFSRGIFRFLPGRRCSSRRESQDGLFPFRQPLWLKDMYKPLSATRVNNHAWKLHKKSSNEDEILLNRDPGDSEAPTEKEEEES
- the LOC107968981 gene encoding leucine-rich repeat-containing protein 37A isoform X14, whose protein sequence is MSSAQCRALACVMSWLRFWGPWPLLMWQLLWLLVKEAQPLEWVKDPLQLTSNPLGPPEPWSSHSSHFPRESPHAPTLPADPWHFDHLGPSASSEMPAPPQESTENLVPFLDTWDSAGELPLEPEQFLASQQDLKDKLSPQERLPVSPKKLKKDPAQRWSLAEIIGIIRQLSTPQSQKQTLQHEYSSTDIPYPGSLPPELWVKSDEPPGPSEQVGPSQFHLEPETQNPETLEDIQSSSLQQEAPAQLPQLPEEEEPSSMQQEAPALPPESSMESLTLPNHEVTVQPPGEDQADYHSPNITVKPADVEVTITSEPANETESSQAQQEAPVRFPEEVEPSATQQEAPVEPPVPPMEHELSISEQQQPVQPSESSGEVESSPTQQETPGQPPEHHEVTVSPPGHHQTRHLDSPSVSVKPPDVQLTIAAEPSAEVGTSLVHQEATAQLSGSGNDVEPPAIQHGGPPLLPESSEEAGPLAVQRETSFQSPEPINNENPSPTQQEAAAEHPQTAEEGESSLTHQEAPAQTPEFPNVVVAQPPENSHLTQATVQPLDLGFTITPESMTEVELSPTLKETPTQPPKKVVLQLRVYQGVTNPTPGQDQAQHPVSPSVTVQLLDLGLTITPEPTTEVGHSTPPKRTIVSPKHPEVTLPHPDQVQTQHSHLTRATVQPLDLGFTITPKSMTEVEPSTALMTTAPPPGHPEVTIPPSDKGQAQHSHLTQATVQPLDLELTITTKPTTEVKPSPTTEETSTHPPDLGLAITPEPTTEIGHSTALEKTTAPHPDQLQTLHRKLTEVTGPPTELEPTQDSLVQSESYIQDKALAAPEEHKASTSTSICELCTCGDEMLSCIDLNPEQRLRQVPVPEPNTHNGTFTILNFQGNYISYIDGNVWKAYSWTEKLILPSHMACCLCQFKNSIEAVCKTVKLHCNSACLTNTTHCRESKLHAEEASVGNPEGAFMKVLQARKNYASTELIVEPEEPSDSSGINLSGFGSEQLDTNDESDFISTLSHILPYLSVANLDVKSLLLPFIKLPTTGNSLAKIQTVGQNRQRVNRVLMGPRSIQKRHFKEVGRQSIRREQGAQASVENAAEEKRLRSPAPRELEQPHTQQGPEKLVGNAVYTKPSFTQEHKAAVSVLKPFSKGTPSTSSPAKALPQVRDISISILESAKARVTNTKTSKPIVRSRKKYRFHKTRSRVTHRTPTVKKSPKVRKKSYLSRLMLANRLPFSAAKSLINSPSQGAFSSLGDLSPQENPFLEVSAPSEHFIENNNTKDTTARNAFGENVFMENTNMPEGTISENTNYNHPPEADSAGTAFNLGPTVKQTETKWEYNNVGTDLSPEPKSFNYPLLSSPGDQLEIQLTQQLQSLIPNNNVRRLIAHVIRTLKMDCSGAHVQVTCAKLISRTGHLMKLLSGQQEVKASKIEWDTDQWKTENYINESTEAQSEQKEKSLELTKEVPGYGYTTKLIVALIVTGILMILIILFCLIVICCHRRSLQEDEEGFSRGIFRFLPGRRCSSRRESQDGLFPFRQPLWLKDMYKPLSATRVNNHAWKLHKKSSNEDEILLNRDPGDSEAPTEKEEEES
- the LOC107968981 gene encoding leucine-rich repeat-containing protein 37A isoform X9, whose translation is MSSAQCRALACVMSWLRFWGPWPLLMWQLLWLLVKEAQPLEWVKDPLQLTSNPLGPPEPWSSHSSHFPRESPHAPTLPADPWHFDHLGPSASSEMPAPPQESTENLVPFLDTWDSAGELPLEPEQFLASQQDLKDKLSPQERLPVSPKKLKKDPAQRWSLAEIIGIIRQLSTPQSQKQTLQHEYSSTDIPYPGSLPPELWVKSDEPPGPSEQVGPSQFHLEPETQNPETLEDIQSSSLQQEAPAQLPQLPEEEEPSSMQQEAPALPPESSMESLTLPNHEVTVQPPGEDQADYHSPNITVKPADVEVTITSEPANETESSQAQQEAPVRFPEEVEPSATQQEAPVEPPVPPMEHELSISEQQQPVQPSESSGEVESSPTQQETPGQPPEHHEVTVSPPGHHQTRHLDSPSVSVKPPDVQLTIAAEPSAEVGTSLVHQEATAQLSGSGNDVEPPAIQHGGPPLLPESSEEAGPLAVQRETSFQSPEPINNENPSPTQQEAAAEHPQTAEEGESSLTHQEAPAQTPEFPNVVVAQPPENSHLTQATVQPLDLGFTITPESMTEVELSPTLKETPTQPPKKVVLQLRVYQGVTNPTPGQDQAQHPVSPSVTVQLLDLGLTITPEPTTEVGHSTPPKRTIVSPKHPEVTLPHPDQVQTQHSHLTRATVQPLDLGFTITPKSMTEVEPSTALMTTAPPPGHPEVTIPPSDKGQAQHSHLTQATVQPLDLELTITTKPTTEVKPSPTTEETSTHPPDLGLAITPEPTTEIGHSTALEKTTAPHPDQLQTLHRKLTEVTGPPTELEPTQDSLVQSESYIQDKALAAPEEHKASTSTSICELCTCGDEMLSCIDLNPEQRLRQVPVPEPNTHNGTFTILNFQGNYISYIDGNVWKAYSWTEKLILNHNPLTTVEDPYLFKLPALKYLDMGTTLVPLTTLKNILMMTVELEKLILPSHMACCLCQFKNSIEAVCKTVKLHCNSACLTNTTHCRESKLHAEEASVGNPEGAFMKVLQARKNYASTELIVEPEEPSDSSGINLSGFGSEQLDTNDESDFISTLSHILPYLSVANLDVKSLLLPFIKLPTTGNSLAKIQTVGQNRQRVNRVLMGPRSIQKRHFKEVGRQSIRREQGAQASVENAAEEKRLRSPAPRELEQPHTQQGPEKLVGNAVYTKPSFTQEHKAAVSVLKPFSKGTPSTSSPAKALPQVRDISISILESAKARVTNTKTSKPIVRSRKKYRFHKTRSRVTHRTPTVKKSPKVRKKSYLSRLMLANRLPFSAAKSLINSPSQGAFSSLGDLSPQENPFLEVSAPSEHFIENNNTKDTTARNAFGENVFMENTNMPEGTISENTNYNHPPEADSAGTAFNLGPTVKQTETKWEYNNVGTDLSPEPKSFNYPLLSSPGDQLEIQLTQQLQSLIPNNNVRRLIAHVIRTLKMDCSGAHVQVTCAKLISRTGHLMKLLSGQQEVKASKIEWDTDQWKTENYINESTEAQSEQKEKSLELTKEVPGYGYTTKLIVALIVTGILMILIILFCLIVICCHRRSLQEDEEGFSRGIFRFLPGRRCSSRRESQDGLFPFRQPLWLKDMYKPLSATRVNNHAWKLHKKSSNEDEILLNRDPGDSEAPTEKEEEES
- the LOC107968981 gene encoding leucine-rich repeat-containing protein 37A isoform X4; translated protein: MSSAQCRALACVMSWLRFWGPWPLLMWQLLWLLVKEAQPLEWVKDPLQLTSNPLGPPEPWSSHSSHFPRESPHAPTLPADPWHFDHLGPSASSEMPAPPQESTENLVPFLDTWDSAGELPLEPEQFLASQQDLKDKLSPQERLPVSPKKLKKDPAQRWSLAEIIGIIRQLSTPQSQKQTLQHEYSSTDIPYPGSLPPELWVKSDEPPGPSEQVGPSQFHLEPETQNPETLEDIQSSSLQQEAPAQLPQLPEEEEPSSMQQEAPALPPESSMESLTLPNHEVTVQPPGEDQADYHSPNITVKPADVEVTITSEPANETESSQAQQEAPVRFPEEVEPSATQQEAPVEPPVPPMEHELSISEQQQPVQPSESSGEVESSPTQQETPGQPPEHHEVTVSPPGHHQTRHLDSPSVSVKPPDVQLTIAAEPSAEVGTSLVHQEATAQLSGSGNDVEPPAIQHGGPPLLPESSEEAGPLAVQRETSFQSPEPINNENPSPTQQEAAAEHPQTAEEGESSLTHQEAPAQTPEFPNVVVAQPPENSHLTQATVQPLDLGFTITPESMTEVELSPTLKETPTQPPKKVVLQLRVYQGVTNPTPGQDQAQHPVSPSVTVQLLDLGLTITPEPTTEVGHSTPPKRTIVSPKHPEVTLPHPDQVQTQHSHLTRATVQPLDLGFTITPKSMTEVEPSTALMTTAPPPGHPEVTIPPSDKGQAQHSHLTQATVQPLDLELTITTKPTTEVKPSPTTEETSTHPPDLGLAITPEPTTEIGHSTALEKTTAPHPDQLQTLHRKLTEVTGPPTELEPTQDSLVQSESYIQDKALAAPEEHKASTSTSICELCTCGDEMLSCIDLNPEQRLRQVPVPEPNTHNGTFTILNFQGNYISYIDGNVWKAYSWTEKLDLSCNKIQSIERHTFEPLPFLKFINLSCNVITELSFGTFQAWHGMQFLHKLILNHNPLTTVEDPYLFKLPALKYLDMGTTLVPLTTLKNILMMTVELEKLILPSHMACCLCQFKNSIEAVCKTVKLHCNSACLTNTTHCPEEASVGNPEGAFMKVLQARKNYASTELIVEPEEPSDSSGINLSGFGSEQLDTNDESDFISTLSHILPYLSVANLDVKSLLLPFIKLPTTGNSLAKIQTVGQNRQRVNRVLMGPRSIQKRHFKEVGRQSIRREQGAQASVENAAEEKRLRSPAPRELEQPHTQQGPEKLVGNAVYTKPSFTQEHKAAVSVLKPFSKGTPSTSSPAKALPQVRDISISILESAKARVTNTKTSKPIVRSRKKYRFHKTRSRVTHRTPTVKKSPKVRKKSYLSRLMLANRLPFSAAKSLINSPSQGAFSSLGDLSPQENPFLEVSAPSEHFIENNNTKDTTARNAFGENVFMENTNMPEGTISENTNYNHPPEADSAGTAFNLGPTVKQTETKWEYNNVGTDLSPEPKSFNYPLLSSPGDQLEIQLTQQLQSLIPNNNVRRLIAHVIRTLKMDCSGAHVQVTCAKLISRTGHLMKLLSGQQEVKASKIEWDTDQWKTENYINESTEAQSEQKEKSLELTKEVPGYGYTTKLIVALIVTGILMILIILFCLIVICCHRRSLQEDEEGFSRGIFRFLPGRRCSSRRESQDGLFPFRQPLWLKDMYKPLSATRVNNHAWKLHKKSSNEDEILLNRDPGDSEAPTEKEEEES